Proteins co-encoded in one Ziziphus jujuba cultivar Dongzao chromosome 9, ASM3175591v1 genomic window:
- the LOC125424029 gene encoding uncharacterized protein LOC125424029 gives MSDRVVQSYDNSNRMTGKAAHPYQSAWMAHWMRTSCKSANRGCSQLSVCYESHEDNHDARQHHLLSGTEIVDSSSKYAKGFSEVNKGKTVNISNESPMSSSERLRSDRSDFQPLPVCGLPQKGESFVAEKIGQASISHLRSQIDLDSRYYPFSLSRGDRYPFSMLARSPPDPDTSSRECHFQPEQLAKYDKFIESKRKVLEDDFVGSTSKIVPHGCNHRAPMQSQEKINKINSILVSEDEATNTNYPSNSMILVHEKTINMARRSTNSLSRHNDVALPHDISKSIQQPHFLGKQRQRIPDCSGNGLFPSRSISSGLHGAKKLYLGRSSLPSLPCDLYNMEDLRICSTVNSMEDSARGQTKFSQTTHHFMFAKKTNFDLCEGGPMLKESSLPTKLKGSTFTELFSLCPDNEFPVQPGVKLQLLGSSASSEGEKDAKDFNTSAANLNNESSADTDTMDMDIFRENRVSGMASSPPNKCIELDPQSPTSQPVFPSTEEETRNNRVKTNLPDINQELPDLAAYGDDKETSTSKTQSLDVEHLLSHAVQPKRLKSSARSDSYLEQEPSSIWVKRLKLSPTSACGTKSSEMAEASSHEKVNKFFSKIMNRSINNSEPPMGTCEGKEQTIRNQTAFLLRNSESSPIESKRENQDIKISHPWIQRWRRNVAVAPPKKSKAVEFFEPQCLKVMSNEVQQKHFPSLAAMALMGKAMTGFRPCEFTKKGGLVVWNCK, from the exons ATGTCTGATCGTGTTGTACAATCTTATGATAATAGCAATCGAATGACTGGGAAAGCTGCGCATCCTTACCAATCTGCTTGGATGGCTCATTGGATGCGCACAAGCTGCAAATCAGCAAACCGAGGTTGTAGTCAATTATCAGTTTGCTATGAATCCCATGAAGACAATCATGATGCAAGGCAGCATCACCTCCTTAGTGGGACAGAGATAGTGGATAGTAGTTCTAAATATGCAAAAGGATTTAGTGAAgttaataaaggaaaaacaGTCAATATCAGCAATGAAAGTCCAATGTCGAGTTCAGAAAGGTTAAGGAGTGACAGATCGGATTTCCAGCCCCTTCCAGTGTGCGGCCTTCCTCAAAAGGGAGAGAGTTTTGTGGCTGAAAAGATTGGACAGGCTTCTATTTCTCATCTAAGGTCTCAAATTGATCTTGATTCCAGATATTATCCTTTTTCTCTCAGTAGGGGTGACAGGTACCCATTCTCAATGCTCGCAAGGTCTCCACCTGATCCAGATACATCATCAAGAGAGTGTCATTTTCAGCCTGAGCAGCTGGCGAAATATGATAAGTTTATTGAAAGTAAGAGAAAGGTCCTCGAGGATGATTTTGTGGGATCAACTTCAAAAATTGTGCCACATGGATGTAACCACAGAGCTCCGATGCAGTCACaggagaaaattaataaaataaactccATTTTAGTATCTGAAGATGAAGCCACAAATACTAACTACCCTAGCAATTCTATGATTTTGGTTCATGAGAAGACAATCAATATGGCTAGAAGATCTACAAACTCATTATCGAGGCATAATGATGTGGCTTTACCACATGATATCTCAAAAAGCATTCAGCAACCTCATTTTCTTGGTAAGCAGAGGCAAAGGATACCAGATTGTTCAGGTAATGGATTGTTTCCTAGCCGGAGCATATCTTCTGGGCTGCATGGCGCCAAAAAATTATATCTTGGACGTTCTTCACTACCAAGCTTGCCATGTGATCTGTATAACATGGAGGATTTGAGAATTTGCTCCACTGTCAACTCCATGGAAGATTCAGCTAGAGGTCAAACCAAGTTTTCTCAAACAACTCATCATTTTATGTTtgcaaaaaaaaccaattttgaTCTCTGTGAAGGAGGTCCAATGTTGAAAGAGTCGTCACTGCCAACCAAGTTGAAAGGAAGCACTTTTACTGAGCTCTTCAGCTTATGTCCAGATAATGAATTCCCAGTTCAGCCTGGAGTGAAGCTACAACTTCTAGGAAGTTCCGCAAGTAGTGAGGGAGAGAAAGATGCCAAAGATTTCAACACTTCAGCAGCAAATTTAAATAATGAATCATCAGCTGACACTGATACCATGGACATGGATATTTTCCGGGAGAATCGTGTTTCTG GTATGGCTTCTTCGCCACCAAATAAG TGCATTGAATTGGACCCACAGTCACCAACGTCTCAACCTGTATTCCCTTCAACTGAAGAAGAAACTAGAAACAACCGGGTAAAAACAAACTTACCTGATATAAATCAAGAGCTTCCTGATCTCGCAGCTTATGGAGATGACAAAGAGACAAGTACATCAAAAACCCAGAGTTTGGATGTTGAACACCTCCTTTCCCATGCTGTGCAGCCAAAAAGATTAAAATCCTCTGCACGCTCAGATAGTTATCTGGAACAAGAGCCAAGCAGCATATGGGTTAAGCGCCTAAAGTTGAGTCCTACTTCTGCCTGTGGTACTAAGAGCTCAGAAATGGCAGAAGCCTCTTCCCATGAAAAGGTTAATAAGTTCTTCAGCAAAATTATGAACCGCAGCATAAACAATTCAGAACCCCCTATGGGTACATGTGAAGGTAAAGAACAGACGATCCGCAATCAAACTGCTTTCTTATTAAGAAACAGTGAATCCTCACCTATTGAATCAAAGAGggaaaatcaagatataaaaatTTCACATCCTTGGATCCAAAGGTGGCGCCGTAATGTTGCTGTGGCTCCCCCAAAGAAGTCTAAAGCAGTGGAGTTCTTTGAACCACAATGTTTGAAGGTAATGTCGAATGAAGTTCAACAGAAGCATTTTCCAAGCCTTGCTGCTATGGCATTAATGGGAAAGGCCATGACTGGGTTCAGACCTTGCGAATTTACTAAAAAGGGGGGTTTAGTAGTTTGGAATTGCAAGTGA
- the LOC107409332 gene encoding glucose-1-phosphate adenylyltransferase large subunit 1, with product MDFCCVSLKPNSHLAKASQGDLSNGENRFLGEKIRGGSLNNSIWGKQMPNAWRTEKRVKRVNPGVAFSVLTSNTPKETLTLQVPQFHRRRMDPKNVASIILGGGAGPQLFPLTRRAATPAVPVGGCYRLIDIPMSNCINSGINKIFVLTQFNSASLNRHLARTYFGNGVNFGDGFVEVLAATQTSGERGMNWFQGTADAVRQFIWVFEDAKNRNIENILILSGDHLYRMDYTEFLQSHVDRNADITLSCATANESRASDYGLVKIDSRGRIAQFSEKPKGADLKAMRTDTSLLGLSAIEAMESPYIASMGVYAFKTDILLKLLRWRYPTSNDFGSEIIPAAVKEHDVQAYIFRDYWEDIGTIKTFYDANIALTEEKPKFEFYDSKTPFFTSPRFLPPTKMDKCRIVDAIISHGCFLRECIVQHSIVGERSRLDYGVELQDTIMLGADYYQTESEIASLLAEGKVPIGIGENTKIRNCIIDKNVKIGKDVVIVNKDGVEEADRPEEGFYIRSGITIIPEKVTIKDGTVI from the exons ATGGATTTCTGCTGTGTGTCCTTGAAACCCAATAGCCATTTGGCAAAAGCTAGCCAAGGTGATCTCAGTAATGGAGAAAATCGGTTTCTTGGAGAGAAGATCAGAGGAGGAAGCCTAAATAACAGTATTTGGGGCAAGCAGATGCCAAATGCTTGGAGAACTGAGAAGAGGGTCAAGAGGGTTAATCCTGGTGTTGCTTTCTCTGTTCTTACATCAAACACCCCCAAGGAAACTCTG ACTCTGCAAGTTCCACAGTTTCATAGACGAAGAATGGACCCCAAAAATGTCGCTTCAATCATTTTGGGAGGAGGTGCTGGGCCTCAACTATTTCCTCTTACCAGGAGAGCAGCAACACCTGCT GTACCAGTTGGAGGATGCTACCGTCTCATAGACATTCCAATGAGCAATTGCATCAATAGTGGCATAAACAAGATTTTTGTGTTGACCCAGTTTAATTCTGCTTCACTCAATCGTCATCTTGCTCGCACATATTTTGGAAATGGTGTTAACTTCGGAGATGGGTTCGTGGAG GTTCTGGCAGCCACTCAAACATCTGGAGAAAGAGGAATGAATTGGTTTCAAGGGACAGCAGATGCTGTGAGGCAATTTATATGGGTATTTGAG GATGCCAAGAACCGGAACATTGAGAACATTCTGATTTTGTCGGGTGATCATCTTTACCGAATGGATTATACGGAATTTTTGCAG AGTCATGTTGATAGAAATGCCGACATTACGCTTTCATGTGCAACAGCGAATGAGAG CCGTGCATCAGATTATGGATTGGTGAAGATTGACAGCAGAGGCCGAATTGCGCAGTTTTCTGAGAAACCAAAGGGTGCTGATCTGAAAGCAATG AGAACAGATACCAGTCTTCTAGGTCTTTCTGCAATAGAAGCCATGGAATCTCCGTACATTGCATCAATGGGAGTTTATGCATTTAAGACAGACATTTTATTAAAGCTCCTGAGGTGGAGGTACCCTACATCAAATGACTTTGGATCTGAAATCATTCCTGCAGCTGTTAAAGAGCATGATGTTCAA GCATATATATTCAGAGACTACTGGGAGGATATTGGAACCATAAAGACCTTTTATGATGCTAACATAGCTCTCACTGAAGag AAACCGAAGTTTGAGTTCTACGACTCAAAGACACCTTTCTTCACATCACCTCGGTTCTTGCCACCAACAAAGATGGATAAATGCCGG ATTGTGGATGCAATAATCTCACACGGGTGTTTCCTGCGAGAATGTATTGTCCAACATTCAATAGTGGGTGAACGGTCTCGATTAGATTACGGTGTTGAGCTTCAG GATACTATAATGTTGGGTGCAGACTATTACCAAACTGAATCTGAGATTGCATCCCTCCTGGCAGAAGGGAAGGTTCCTATTGGGATTGGAGAGAATACAAAGATTAG GAATTGTATAATCGATAAGAATGTAAAGATAGGGAAGGACGTGGTGATCGTGAACAAAGAT GGTGTTGAAGAAGCAGACAGACCAGAAGAAGGATTCTATATCCGTTCAGGGATCACCATTATACCAGAGAAGGTAACCATTAAAGATGGCACTGTCATATAG
- the LOC107406791 gene encoding SNF1-related protein kinase regulatory subunit gamma-1 isoform X2 — protein MENIMKKDTPSSTISTHQSNQNFDSGTALQLFFDHIPISSIPGIRNSPVLELKTGDCVRDAISLLYEKNAFGALVADNATDEFSECYIGFIDFASMVLWCLEEFEKVRYHNRHRHKGTEETDHIAPFFSILERYPHIGHTKIGELAKSFLLDPFFPVNLDDTLFHVLLLLSKHRLQVVPVIEQPNSQVIGFITQNAVMQFLLQSSGLDWFDRIADKALTDFWFEHKEHAVHVYGDQSITEALHTLWKNRTGVIAVTDRESKRLIGSVRNSDVYLLLESENLLHDKKTTVEEFIHMESHNGASDLNVEQDLGILLSKEILLLRKYFLPKMTLPVTNKETDTLRQAMKNMSDTKSSFSLLVDDTQQATGLLTLRDIIIQFAPPCIDSGIHGVGFFEFALEQAGCHVNNGHVICDR, from the exons ATGGAGAACATTATGAAGAAAGACACACCCAGTTCTACTATCAGCACTCATCAAAGCAACCAAAATTTTGATTCAGGCACTGCTCTCCAGCTCTTCTTTGATCACATTCCCATCAGTTCAATCCCCGGCATCAGAAACTCACCTG taTTGGAATTGAAAACTGGTGATTGTGTAAGAGATGCCATCAGTTTGCTGTATGAGAAGAATGCATTTGGTGCACTGGTTGCAGATAATGCAACAGATGAATTTTCAGAATGTTATATTGGTTTCATTGATTTTGCAAGCATGGTTCTCTGGTGTCTTgag GAATTTGAAAAGGTGAGATACCATAACAGACACAGACACAAAGGAACTGAAGAGACTGACCACATTGCTCCATTTTTCTCAATACTTGAACGGTACCCACATATTGGGCATACTAAG ATTGGAGAGCTGGCTAAATCATTCTTATTGGATCCATTTTTCCCTGTTAACTTAGATGACACACTCTTCCATGTTCTGCTGCTTCTTTCAAAGCATCGGCTGCAAGTTGTTCCGGTCATAGAGCAACCCAATTCTCAGGTCATTGGTTTTATTACACAG AATGCAGTTATGCAGTTCCTTCTTCAATCAAGTGGTTTAGACTGGTTTGATCGCATTGCTGACAAAGCTTTGACAGACTTCTG GTTTGAGCACAAAGAACATGCTGTACATGTATATGGAGACCAAAGCATAACGGAAGCTCTACATACATTGTGGAAAAATCGAACAGGTGTAATTGCTGTAACAGATCGAGAAAGCAAGAGGCTCATTGGCAGTGTGAGAAACAGTGATGTCTACCTTCTTCTTGAGAGTGAAAATCTCCTTCACGATAAAAA GACTACCGTGGAGGAATTCATTCACATGGAGAGTCATAACGGAGCCTCTGATCTGAATGTTGAACAAGACCTTGGGATTCTTCTCTCAAAAGAGATTCTTCTTCTAAGGAAATACTTCCTTCCGAAAATGACCTTGCCGGTCACCAACAAAGAAACAGATACACTGAGGCAAGCCATGAAGAACATGTCAGATACAAAAAGCAGCTTCAGCCTTCTAGTTGATGATACACAACAAGCCACGGGGCTGCTCACATTGAGAGATATAATCATTCAGTTTGCTCCTCCTTGCATAGACTCGGGCATCCATGGAGTTGGTTTTTTTGAATTTGCTCTGGAACAAGCTGGGTGTCATGTAAACAATGGACATGTAATTTGTGATCGATAA
- the LOC107404013 gene encoding protein RER1A yields MEGAGGDNAAAAAPMNQWVHDISRLYQHYLDKSTPHTTYRWVGSFVAVVIYALRVYYVQGFYIVSYGLGIYLLNLLIGFLSPLVDPEMGVSDGPLLPTKGSDEFKPFIRRLPEFKFWYSFTKAFCIAFFMTFFSMFDVPVFWPILLCYWIVLFVLTMRRQIAHMMKYKYVPFNFGKQRYGGKKPSASSSDGRAD; encoded by the exons ATGGAGGGAGCTGGGGGCGATAATGCTGCCGCGGCAGCACCAATGAACCAATGGGTGCATGACATCTCAAGGCTCTATCAGCATTATTTGGATAAGAGCACTCCTCACACAACGTATAGATGGGTTGGATCCTTTGTTGCGGTGGTGATTTATGCATTGAGGGTCTATTATGTTCAGGGATTTTACATTGTTTCATATGGACTGGGGATCTATCTGCTGAATTTATTGATTGGGTTTTTGTCACCATTGGTTGATCCGGAGATGGGTGTTTCAGATGGGCCTTTGCTTCCAACAAAAGGTTCAGATGAGTTCAAGCCATTCATTCGCCGGCTTCCTGAATTTAAGTTCTG GTACTCCTTCACAAAGGCGTTCTGCATAGCATTTTTCATGACCTTCTTTTCTATGTTTGATGTTCCTGTCTTTTGGCCTATTCTACTTTGTTACTGGATTGTTCTGTTTGTCCTCACAATGAGACGCCAAATTGCACACATGATGAAATACAAATATGTTCCGTTCAACTTTGGGAAGCAG AGGTATGGTGGTAAGAAACCTTCTGCAAGTAGCAGTGACGGCCGTGCCGACTGA
- the LOC107406791 gene encoding SNF1-related protein kinase regulatory subunit gamma-1 isoform X1 — protein MENIMKKDTPSSTISTHQSNQNFDSGTALQLFFDHIPISSIPGIRNSPVLELKTGDCVRDAISLLYEKNAFGALVADNATDEFSECYIGFIDFASMVLWCLEEFEKVRYHNRHRHKGTEETDHIAPFFSILERYPHIGHTKIGELAKSFLLDPFFPVNLDDTLFHVLLLLSKHRLQVVPVIEQPNSQVIGFITQNAVMQFLLQSSGLDWFDRIADKALTDFWYVFIVYFIHQYNNIFQIYDYLVNLHPFFSYRFEHKEHAVHVYGDQSITEALHTLWKNRTGVIAVTDRESKRLIGSVRNSDVYLLLESENLLHDKKTTVEEFIHMESHNGASDLNVEQDLGILLSKEILLLRKYFLPKMTLPVTNKETDTLRQAMKNMSDTKSSFSLLVDDTQQATGLLTLRDIIIQFAPPCIDSGIHGVGFFEFALEQAGCHVNNGHVICDR, from the exons ATGGAGAACATTATGAAGAAAGACACACCCAGTTCTACTATCAGCACTCATCAAAGCAACCAAAATTTTGATTCAGGCACTGCTCTCCAGCTCTTCTTTGATCACATTCCCATCAGTTCAATCCCCGGCATCAGAAACTCACCTG taTTGGAATTGAAAACTGGTGATTGTGTAAGAGATGCCATCAGTTTGCTGTATGAGAAGAATGCATTTGGTGCACTGGTTGCAGATAATGCAACAGATGAATTTTCAGAATGTTATATTGGTTTCATTGATTTTGCAAGCATGGTTCTCTGGTGTCTTgag GAATTTGAAAAGGTGAGATACCATAACAGACACAGACACAAAGGAACTGAAGAGACTGACCACATTGCTCCATTTTTCTCAATACTTGAACGGTACCCACATATTGGGCATACTAAG ATTGGAGAGCTGGCTAAATCATTCTTATTGGATCCATTTTTCCCTGTTAACTTAGATGACACACTCTTCCATGTTCTGCTGCTTCTTTCAAAGCATCGGCTGCAAGTTGTTCCGGTCATAGAGCAACCCAATTCTCAGGTCATTGGTTTTATTACACAG AATGCAGTTATGCAGTTCCTTCTTCAATCAAGTGGTTTAGACTGGTTTGATCGCATTGCTGACAAAGCTTTGACAGACTTCTGGTATGtatttattgtatattttataCATCAATACAATAATATATTCCAAATTTACGACTACTTGGTTAATCTCCACCCATTTTTTTCATACAGGTTTGAGCACAAAGAACATGCTGTACATGTATATGGAGACCAAAGCATAACGGAAGCTCTACATACATTGTGGAAAAATCGAACAGGTGTAATTGCTGTAACAGATCGAGAAAGCAAGAGGCTCATTGGCAGTGTGAGAAACAGTGATGTCTACCTTCTTCTTGAGAGTGAAAATCTCCTTCACGATAAAAA GACTACCGTGGAGGAATTCATTCACATGGAGAGTCATAACGGAGCCTCTGATCTGAATGTTGAACAAGACCTTGGGATTCTTCTCTCAAAAGAGATTCTTCTTCTAAGGAAATACTTCCTTCCGAAAATGACCTTGCCGGTCACCAACAAAGAAACAGATACACTGAGGCAAGCCATGAAGAACATGTCAGATACAAAAAGCAGCTTCAGCCTTCTAGTTGATGATACACAACAAGCCACGGGGCTGCTCACATTGAGAGATATAATCATTCAGTTTGCTCCTCCTTGCATAGACTCGGGCATCCATGGAGTTGGTTTTTTTGAATTTGCTCTGGAACAAGCTGGGTGTCATGTAAACAATGGACATGTAATTTGTGATCGATAA